The segment CTTAAATCGGAAGCAGAAATCGAAAAAATAAGGGTAGCGTGCCAGATTGTGGCGGAAACCCTTGAATACTTAAAGGAGAATGTAAAACCCGGAATTACAACCACAGATTTGGATCGGATGGCCGAAGAAAGAATCCTTAAGAAGGGGGGAAAGCCCGCCTTTAAAGGATATCGAAATTTTCCGGCGACGCTTTGTGCGTCCATAAATTCAGAAGTGGTTCATGGAATTCCGTCCAAAAAATCGGTTTTGAATGAGGGAGATATCATCGGTTTGGATCTTGGCGCCATTGTTGACGGTTTTTACGGAGATGCGGCGATTTCAGTGCCTGTTGGAGAAATTTCAGCAGAAGCCAGAAATTTGATTAAAACGACTGAAGAGTCCTTATATAAGGGAATCGAGCAGGCCCGAATGGGCAACCGTTTATCGGACATTTCCCATGCGGTTCAGGTCCATGTTGAAGCTGCAGGATATTCTGTGGTGAGAGACTTTGTCGGGCATGGCATTGGAAGAAATTTGCATGAAGACCCTCAAATTCCTAATTATGGAGAACCCGGGCAAGGGCCAAGATTGAAAAAGGGAATGGTGTTAGCCCTTGAGCCAATGGTCAATATGGGAAAGAACCCTGTGATGATTCTTGATGATAAGTGGACTGTTGTGACGAGAGATGGAAGTCTTTCCGCCCATTTTGAACATACGATTTCAATCACCGAAAATGGGCCTGTCATTTTATCTTCTTTAAAGAAGGATTTTTAAAATGGCCAAAGAAGATTCCATTGAAGTCCAGGGGACGATCTCCGAAACCTTGCCAAATGCCATGTTTCGGGTGGCATT is part of the Nitrospirota bacterium genome and harbors:
- the map gene encoding type I methionyl aminopeptidase; translated protein: MIILKSEAEIEKIRVACQIVAETLEYLKENVKPGITTTDLDRMAEERILKKGGKPAFKGYRNFPATLCASINSEVVHGIPSKKSVLNEGDIIGLDLGAIVDGFYGDAAISVPVGEISAEARNLIKTTEESLYKGIEQARMGNRLSDISHAVQVHVEAAGYSVVRDFVGHGIGRNLHEDPQIPNYGEPGQGPRLKKGMVLALEPMVNMGKNPVMILDDKWTVVTRDGSLSAHFEHTISITENGPVILSSLKKDF